Proteins encoded within one genomic window of Camelina sativa cultivar DH55 chromosome 19, Cs, whole genome shotgun sequence:
- the LOC104765950 gene encoding F-box protein At5g07610-like codes for MVKTCSQRIKPMSAVDAVDLRSRVSVKSIRYCKTISKYLAELQLSESRKNPSLVVCPTMETTMKLYSMDARSFRRSLLNTIDPSQRSHEESMYMISSSNGIICCVNTICDEDVENKFCHLQIWICNPCTRETLLLPQGRPSFGIEPSVGVAYGSDISDYRIFRIFCVRKEIPKEKVTVKGYYFREGQVVYALAFECEVYSSNNGSWKNIGSVPCVPMCSGLRPYRTGHIFVGGKIYWLVSLDEPGEILSVDLEGRFEVINLPEYKDVINEEDKITEATHLIIFQGSLALLVLHPSEMDIWVWKDDGDKYSWDLVLTIKTPIRDEELVLSVTSLKNNIICVTETHWRIYDVETKIWRKRRGPRTGFRNPAVFPFTESILPCNGGVGL; via the exons ATGGTCAAAACTTGTTCTCAGCGGATCAAGCCGATGAGTGCCGTAGATGCAGTTGACTTGCGGTCTAGAGTCTCTGTCAAATCTATCCGGTATTGTAAAACAATTAGCAAGTACCTAGCAGAGCTGCAGTTATCTGAATCAAGAAAGAATCCATCACTCGTAGTATGTCCTACTATGGAGACAACAATGAAGTTGTATTCGATGGATGCAAGGAGTTTTAGACGTTCCCTCCTCAACACTATTGATCCATCTCAAAGAAGCCATGAGGAGTCCATGTACATGATATCATCCTCTAACGGAATCATCTGCTGTGTAAATACAATTTGTGACGAAGACGTAGAAAACAAGTTTTGTCATCTGCAGATATGGATATGCAACCCTTGTACGAGGGAAACTCTCCTTCTTCCCCAAGGGAGACCCTCATTTGGGATTGAACCAAGTGTCGGAGTGGCTTATGGCTCCGACATTAGTGACTATAGAATTTTCCGTATATTCTGCGTTAGAAAGGAAATTCCTAAAGAAAAGGTGACCGTAAAGGGATATTATTTTCGAGAAGGTCAAGTTGTTTATGCTTTAGCATTTGAATGTGAGGTGTATTCGTCCAACAATGGTTCTTGGAAAAACATCGGCTCTGTGCCTTGCGTTCCTATGTGTTCTGGTCTTAGGCCATACAGAACTGGTCATATTTTTGTTGGAGGTAAAATATACTGGCTGGTATCTTTAGATGAGCCAGGTGAGATCCTCTCAGTGGATTTGGAAGGGAGATTCGAGGTTATAAACTTGCCCGAGTATAAAGATGTTATAAACGAAGAAGACAAGATCACAGAGGCGACACATCTGATTATTTTTCAAGGATCTTTAGCATTGCTTGTTCTACATCCAAGCGAGATGGATATTTGGGTCTGGAAAGACGACGGTGATAAATATAGTTGGGACCTTGTACTGACGATTAAAACTCCAATCAGGGATGAAGAACTGGTTTTATCTGTTACTTCATTAAAGAACAATATCATATGTGTGACTGAGACACACTGGCGTATATATGATGTGGAGACTAAAATCTGGAGGAAGAGAAGGGGCCCTCGTACTGGATTTAGGAATCCGGCTGTATTCCCATTCACCGAAAGCATTCTTCCAT GTAATGGTGGTGTAGGACTGTAG
- the LOC104767685 gene encoding glutathione S-transferase T3-like, with protein MNPFSHPPGFMDLLNSQGETHTNPYDIDSPSIELGESQVPAFSTQCSDAQHEDRRSRNKWAPADDILLISAWLNTSKDPIVSNEQKRASFWKRIADYFNENLKDARQRREVSHCKQRWGKINDIVCKFVGCYEAATKEKSSGQNENDVMKLANDIYYNDYNLKFTLEHAWRELRHDQKWCSPSTTNRTGTAKRRKVGDGSGQSSNSEPMTRPPGVKSCKGKSKKNVNETFPIVEDGKYLSELEAIYELKEKDLALREKISNRSMLEMILAKTEPLSDIDIALKNKLINDLLS; from the coding sequence ATGAATCCATTTAGCCACCCTCCTGGCTTCATGGACCTATTAAATAGTCAAGGAGAAACCCACACCAATCCTTATGATATTGATTCACCAAGTATTGAACTTGGTGAATCACAAGTTCCGGCGTTTAGCACTCAATGTTCAGATGCACAACATGAAGACCGTAGATCAAGAAATAAATGGGCACCAGCAGATGATATTCTTCTCATTAGTGCATGGCTAAACACGAGCAAGGATCCCATAGTCAGTAATGAGCAAAAACGTGCATCTTTTTGGAAACGAATTGCAGATTATTTCAATGAAAATCTGAAGGATGCACGACAAAGGAGAGAAGTCAGTCATTGTAAGCAGAGGTGGGGAAAGATAAATGATATAGTGTGCAAGTTTGTTGGATGCTATGAGGCTGCGACAAAGGAAAAATCAAGTGGCCAAAATGAGAATGATGTTATGAAGCTAGCAAacgatatatattataatgattACAATTTGAAGTTCACATTGGAGCACGCTTGGCGAGAGCTAAGACATGATCAGAAATGGTGTTCACCTTCTACTACTAACCGGACTGGCACGGCTAAAAGAAGAAAGGTTGGGGATGGCTCTGGACAGTCTTCAAACTCCGAACCAATGACTCGTCCACCTGGTGTTAAATCTTGCAAGGGAAAGTCGAAGAAGAATGTAAACGAGACATTCCCTATTGTTGAAGATGGAAAATATCTGTCGGAGTTAGAGGCAATCTAtgagttaaaagaaaaagatttagcTTTGAGAGAGAAGATAAGTAATCGCAGCATGCTTGAAATGATACTTGCAAAAACAGAGCCACTTAGTGATATTGATATTGCTTTAAAGAACAAGCTAATTAATGATTTGTTAAGCTAA
- the LOC104765952 gene encoding ubiquitin carboxyl-terminal hydrolase 14 (The sequence of the model RefSeq protein was modified relative to this genomic sequence to represent the inferred CDS: added 52 bases not found in genome assembly): MELLRSNLSRVQIPEPTHRIYKHECCISFDTPRSEGGLFVDMNSFLAFGKDYVSWNYEKTGNPVYLHIKQTPKSVPEDRPLKKPTLLAIGVDGGFDNNEPEYEESYSIFILPDFVSLPFPSVELPEKVRIAVDTVVNAVGAERKEQVAAWTAEKKQVSQHALTLQQIKSGIVISPSGWKCAKCDKTENLWLNLTDGMILCGRKNWDGTGGNNHAVEHYKETAYPLAVKLGTITADLEAADVYSYPEDDSVLDPLLAEHLAHFGIDFSSMQKTEMTTAERELDQNTNFDWNRIQESGKELVPIFGPGYTGLVNLGNSCYLAATMQVVFSTHSFISRYFSHQSLKMAFEMAPADPTLDLNMQLTKLGHGLLSGKYSIPATQKDAATGDASQEGIPPRMFKNVIAASHAEFSSMRQQDALDFFLYMVGKVERANSTTPDLDPSRSFKFGIEEKILCPSGKVSYNKRDDCILSLNIPLHEATNKDELEAFNKQKAGKGLEENDIRASDEIVRPRVPLEACLANFVSSEQIEDYYSSALKGRTTAIKTTGLTSFPDYLVLHMRKFVMEEGWVPKKLDVYIDVPDVIDISHMRSKGLQPGEELLPDGVPEEVMESAKPVANEEIVAQLVSMGFNQLHCQKAAINTSNAGVEEAMNWLLSHMDDPDIDAPISHQTSDVDQSSVDTLLSFGFAEDVARKALKASGGDIEKATDWIFNNPNASVSDMDVSSSNSAQTPAQSALPDGGGKYKLFGIVSHMGTSVHCGHYVAHILKEGRWVIFNDSKVGISTDPPKDMGYVYFFQRIDG; this comes from the exons ATGGAGCTCCTTCGATCGAACTTGTCTAGGGTTCAGATCCCCGAACCTACCCACCGCATCTACAAGCATGAGTGTTGCATCTCCTTCGATACTCCG AGATCCGAAGGAGGATTGTTCGTAGATATGAATAGTTTTCTTGCTTTCGGGAAGGATTACGTTTCTTGGAATTACGAGAAGACTGGGAATCCTGTTTATCTTCATATCAAGCAGACGCCGAAGTCTGTTCCCGAGGATCGTCCTCTTAAGAAACCCACTCTGCTCGCTATTG GAGTTGATGGAGGATTTGACAACAATGAGCCTGAGTACGAGGAGTCTTACAGCATATTCATACTTCCGGATTTTGTTTCACTTCCATTTCCTTCTGTTGAACTACCAGAGAAG GTGAGGATTGCAGTCGATACTGTAGTGAATGCCGTAGGTGCTGAGCGGAAAGAGCAAGTTGCTGCTTGGACAGCTGAGAAAAAGCAAGTTAGTCAACATGCATTGACACTGCAGCAAATCAAGAGTGGCATTGTCATTTCTCCCTCTGGTTGGAAATGCGCCAAGTGTGATAAGACAGAGAATCTCTGGCTTAATCTTACCGATGGAATGATTCTCTGTGGAAGAAAAAACTGGGATGGAACTGGTGGAAACAACCATGCAGTTGAGCACTACAAAGAGACTGCCTACCCTCTGGCTGTAAAGCTTGGAACAATCACAGCTGACTTAGAAGCAGCAG ATGTTTATTCATATCCGGAAGATGACAGTGTTTTGGACCCGCTCCTGGCTGAGCACCTGGCCCATTTTGGAATAGACTTCTCGTCGATGCAGAAG ACTGAAATGACAACTGCCGAAAGAGAACTTgatcaaaatacaaattttgattGGAACCGTATACAAGAGAGTGGAAAAGAATTGGTACCAATATTTGGACCTGGATATACCGGACTTGTCAATCTTGGGAACAG TTGCTACTTGGCAGCTACGATGCAAGTTGTTTTCTCTACCCATTCATTTATTTCAAG ATACTTTTCACATCAGAGCTTAAAGATGGCTTTTGAGATGGCTCCTGCTGATCCAACTTTGGACCTCAATATGCAATT AACAAAGCTTGGACATGGTTTACTCTCTGGGAAGTACTCTATTCCTGCAACACAG AAAGATGCTGCAACTGGAGATGCT AGCCAAGAGGGAATACCTCCTCGCATGTTCAAAAACGTAATTGCTGCGAGCCACGCAGAATTCTCTTCTATGAGACAGCAG GATGCTCttgattttttcctctatatggTAGGCAAGGTTGAGCGTGCCAACAGCACGACGCCAGATTTAGACCCCTCGAGGAGCTTCAAGTTTGGGATAGAAGAAAAGATCCTTTGTCCATCTGGAAAGGTTTCATATAATAAGAGGGATGACTGTATTCTTTCTTTGAACATTCCGTTGCATGAGGCAACTAATAAAG ATGAATTAGAAGCCTTTAACAAGCAGAAAGCAGGAAAAGGATTGGAAGAAAATGATAT CAGGGCGAGTGATGAAATAGTACGACCACGAGTTCCTTTAGAAGCTTGTTTAGCAAATTTTGTATCATCAGAGCAGATTGAGGATTATTATAGCTCTGCTCTGAAGGGGAGGACAACAGCTATCAa GACTACTGGTTTAACATCTTTCCCAGATTATTTGGTCTTGCACATGCGGAAGTTTGTTATGGAGGAAGGCTGGGTGCCAAAGAAACTTG ATGTGTACATTGATGTTCCGGATGTTATTGATATCAGCCACATGCGTAGCAAAGGACTCCAACCTGGGGAGGAACTGTTGCCAGATGGCG TTCCAGAAGAAGTGATGGAATCAGCGAAGCCTGTGGCAAATGAGGAGATAGTTGCACAACTTGTCTCAATGGGATTTAACCAGCTTCATTGCCAGAAAGCTGCCATAAATACTTCCAATGCTGGGGTTGAAGAGGCAATGAACTGGTTACTTTCTCACATGGATGATCCAG ACATCGATGCACCAATCTCACATCAAACATCGGACGTTGATCAGTCAAGCGTTGATACCTTACTCTCCTTTggttttgctgaagatgttgctCGAAAAGCACTGAAAGCCTCG GGAGGAGATATTGAGAAAGCAACAGATTGGATATTCAACAACCCTAATGCATCTGTTTCAGACATGGATGTTTCCTCTAGCAATTCAGCGCAGACTCCGGCCCAAAGTGCATTACCAGATGGAGGAGGGA AATACAAGCTGTTTGGAATAGTAAGTCACATGGGAACATCAGTTCACTGTGGGCATTACGTGGCTCACATATTGAAAGAAGGTCGTTGGGTGATTTTCAATGACAGCAAAGTTGGTATCTCGACTGA